The genome window AGGAGCGCTTCGTTTAGGGTCGGCCTTCGGCTTTGAGTGGAGGGTGATAAATTGATGCATATCAATTCCATACTGAACAGGTATCTTTTTAAGGAGATGCTGGCACCCTTTGTTATCTCACTTATGTTTTTCACCTTTGTCTTTATGATGGCAAAGATCCTTGATATCACCAACATGATAGTTAACTACAGCATAAGTCTCACCTCTGTTTTAATGCTGCTTCTTTACACCATTCCCCATTTTCTTGAGTTTGTAATTCCCATTTCTATTATGGTGTCAGTCCTTGTAACCTTCCTACGCCTTGCAGGTGATAACGAAATCGTCGCCATGAAAGCTGGGGGCTTCAGCCTGTACCGGCTTCTTCCTCCGGTGCTGGCTTTTTGTCTTATAGGATCGGTTTTGACGACCTTTATGACTATCTACGGTGTTCCATGGGGTAGGCTTGCGTTAAAAAAAATGACATACGAAATTGCATCATCCAATATTGATATCGGCCTTAAAGAAAGAACATTTAATGATATGTTTAAAGGCGTTATGATATATATTAACAGGGTTGACATTACAAACAAAACCATTGCAGATGTGTTTATAGAGGATCAGAGAGATAAAGATATTGTCAGCACTATACTCTCTCCTGAAGGTGTAATTTTCAGTGATCCTGCCAAGCTGTTTTTCAAGATTCGTTTATATAACGGCCTGATAAACAGGGTAGATCTTGACAAACGATCAGTTCAGACTAT of Desulfosarcina sp. BuS5 contains these proteins:
- the lptF gene encoding LPS export ABC transporter permease LptF, translated to MHINSILNRYLFKEMLAPFVISLMFFTFVFMMAKILDITNMIVNYSISLTSVLMLLLYTIPHFLEFVIPISIMVSVLVTFLRLAGDNEIVAMKAGGFSLYRLLPPVLAFCLIGSVLTTFMTIYGVPWGRLALKKMTYEIASSNIDIGLKERTFNDMFKGVMIYINRVDITNKTIADVFIEDQRDKDIVSTILSPEGVIFSDPAKLFFKIRLYNGLINRVDLDKRSVQTINFGTYDINLDINKAGYDFKKIKKKEKDMSLSELRGYLKKKSPGDEKYIQAQMEYYKKFSIPFACFALGLLAVPLGVQTSSSKRSYGIGHGLLFILLYYLLMSAGFVFGEAGLYPPVIGMWAPDIVIGGIAIFLLVRAAGDSPVNLIFLYNFLKRIFQK